The Polyangiaceae bacterium genome includes a region encoding these proteins:
- a CDS encoding CAP domain-containing protein: MSSRALPTVACALILGCAPRGGSSGGAGSEPIERPQGPVGLEDARRYVLGLVNRDRAEEGLPAVERDETAERAGQRHVEDMVKNGFTAHWGTDGSVPEQRYTEVGGVHFVQENAACFFDGTVRELDPNPSFSAEQLEQIESAFINETPPNDGHRKNILKKWHNKLGVGLAKPVGVDQPCMAQEFVDEYGEYDGLPQQAKLGQKITVAGEIHAPAEFGGIGLARIEPAKKLSAAHLNGTSSYPVPNPKDLYFPAGFKTPKPVKLDGKRFSIELDLKHPAGPGRFEVSVWGRYPGDKAFVMVSLRTIDVR, encoded by the coding sequence GTGTCGTCCCGAGCCCTCCCGACCGTCGCCTGTGCTCTGATCCTCGGCTGCGCCCCGCGCGGCGGCAGCTCAGGGGGCGCCGGCTCCGAGCCAATCGAGCGCCCCCAAGGGCCGGTGGGCCTGGAGGACGCGCGTCGGTACGTCCTCGGCCTGGTCAACCGCGACCGCGCCGAGGAGGGGCTCCCCGCCGTCGAGCGCGACGAGACGGCGGAGCGCGCGGGCCAGCGCCATGTGGAGGACATGGTCAAGAACGGCTTCACCGCCCACTGGGGCACGGACGGTTCGGTGCCGGAGCAGCGCTACACGGAGGTCGGCGGCGTGCACTTCGTCCAGGAGAACGCGGCCTGCTTCTTCGACGGTACGGTGCGCGAGCTCGACCCCAACCCGAGCTTCTCGGCCGAGCAGCTGGAGCAGATCGAGAGCGCGTTCATCAACGAGACCCCGCCCAACGACGGTCATCGCAAGAACATCCTGAAGAAGTGGCACAACAAGCTGGGCGTTGGGCTGGCCAAGCCGGTCGGAGTCGACCAGCCCTGCATGGCGCAGGAGTTCGTTGACGAATACGGCGAATACGACGGCTTGCCCCAGCAAGCGAAGCTCGGGCAGAAGATCACCGTCGCCGGTGAGATCCACGCGCCCGCGGAGTTCGGTGGCATCGGTCTGGCGCGCATCGAGCCCGCCAAGAAGCTCAGCGCGGCGCACTTGAACGGCACCAGCTCCTACCCGGTGCCGAACCCGAAGGACCTGTATTTTCCCGCGGGCTTCAAGACCCCGAAACCGGTGAAGCTCGACGGTAAGCGCTTCAGCATCGAGCTGGACCTGAAGCACCCGGCGGGTCCCGGTCGTTTCGAAGTCAGCGTCTGGGGCCGCTATCCGGGCGACAAGGCGTTCGTGATGGTGAGCCTCAGGACCATCGACGTGAGGTAG
- a CDS encoding serine/threonine protein kinase: MPRRIGQVVSDRYVLAELIGKGGHSVVYRALDRKGGPNVAVKVLQDEFAGNEEYSVRLVREHRVMTLLAGTAAVPVRGLATSPDGAVCLVMELLRGKDLDDLLAEMATEGRRMGVRSLVELLCPIVDTLEKAHALGIIHRDIKPGNVYVLSSDPVDVRLIDFGLAKLDNARPLTRGGMIMGSPSYIAPEVWKGDSRILDHRMDVYSFGAIVFRALGGRVPFDAPNIMDKVELITKAPRPSLFALRDDLPAGIDAWVEQVLAIEPDQRFRKIRAAWNALLDTLDFRRTYERDEPSASAR, translated from the coding sequence ATGCCGCGCCGGATCGGACAAGTCGTCTCGGACCGCTACGTGCTCGCCGAGCTGATCGGCAAGGGCGGGCACTCCGTGGTCTACCGCGCGCTCGACCGCAAGGGCGGGCCGAACGTGGCGGTCAAGGTCCTCCAGGACGAGTTCGCCGGCAACGAGGAGTACTCGGTCCGCTTGGTCCGCGAACACCGGGTGATGACGCTCCTGGCCGGCACTGCCGCCGTGCCCGTGCGCGGGCTGGCCACAAGCCCCGACGGCGCCGTGTGTCTGGTGATGGAGCTCTTACGGGGCAAAGACCTGGACGACTTGCTGGCGGAAATGGCGACTGAAGGACGGCGTATGGGGGTTCGGAGCCTGGTCGAGCTGCTCTGTCCCATCGTGGACACGCTGGAGAAGGCCCACGCGCTCGGCATCATTCATCGCGACATCAAGCCCGGGAACGTCTACGTGCTGAGCTCCGACCCCGTCGACGTACGCCTGATCGACTTCGGCTTGGCCAAGCTCGACAACGCCCGGCCGCTCACCCGGGGCGGCATGATCATGGGCTCGCCGAGCTACATCGCCCCCGAGGTCTGGAAGGGCGACTCACGCATCCTGGACCACCGCATGGACGTCTATTCGTTCGGGGCGATCGTGTTTCGCGCGCTCGGCGGGCGTGTCCCCTTCGATGCGCCGAACATCATGGACAAGGTCGAGCTCATCACCAAGGCGCCTCGCCCGAGCCTGTTTGCGCTCCGCGACGACCTGCCCGCGGGCATCGACGCCTGGGTGGAGCAGGTGCTCGCCATCGAGCCCGACCAGCGCTTCCGCAAGATCCGCGCGGCCTGGAACGCCCTGCTCGACACCCTGGATTTCCGCAGAACGTACGAACGGGATGAACCGAGCGCGAGCGCGCGCTGA